Proteins from a genomic interval of Nostoc sp. TCL240-02:
- a CDS encoding WD40 repeat domain-containing protein yields MNHTEFQAEVKGAQIGDHNIIYNYFYYREEVKPTSVDVADEYLPCPYRGLFHFGPNDADIFFGREIFIEELYSATKTRNFIPVLGASGSGKSSVVLAGLVPKLQTAGNWQFTHFRPGADPFHALAVALVPLYTPNLDATDQIAQARKLAGYLQNGFMLISDVFAKIRQNHPNERVLLIADQFEEIYTLCHHQETRHKFLDCLLASLETSTSLSASATVWVTTMRADFLGNALSYRPFADVLQNADVKLGPMNREELTQVIEKPAEKLGVTFEAGLVESILKDVENQPGNLPLLEFALTELWNKRTGKQLTHKIYEEIGQVEGALARHADEKYGNLTEEEKEQVRRIFIQLVRPGEGTEDTRRVAMKAELGEQSWDLVKQLADARLVVTSRNATSQETVEVVHEALIRNWGELREWMNKDRVFRAWQERLRSAKRQWEATKQDSGSLLRGAALVEGEEKLKQRREDISAGEQEFIQASVALRDRENQQQERRRRLTFYGLAGGLVLALGLSGLAGIGWRNAEISQINAFAQSSDGFLSLDGRKAVESSVKAAVKMRGKFWVDADTRTQVKLTLLNTVQNVAAPNTLGGHTNGVWGISFSPNGKMLASASGDNTVKLWDTSTGKEIKTLTGHTNSVYGISFSPDGKILASASADKMVKLWDTSTGKEIKTLTGHTNWVYGISFSPDGKMLASASADKTVKLWDTSTGKEIKTLTGHTHWVYGISFSPDGKMLASASADNTMKLWDTSTGKEIKTLTGHTNWVNGISFSPDGKMLASTSGDNTVKLWDTSTGKEIKTLTGHTNSVLGISFSPDGKMLASASGDNTVKLWDTSTGKEIKTLTGHTNWVNGISFSPDGKMLASASADNTVKLWDTSTGKEIKTLTGHTNSVLGISFSPDGKMLASASADTTVKLWDTSTGKEIKTLTGHTNSVLGISFSPDGKMLASASADTTVKLWDTSTGKEIKTLTGHTNSVLGISFSPDGKMLASASADNTVKLWDTSTGKEIKTLTGHTNWVYGISFSPDGKMLASASADNTVKLWDTSTGKEIKTLTGHTNWVYGISFSPDGKMLASASADNTVKLWDTSTGKEIKTLTGHTNWVRGISFSPDGKMLASASGDNTVKLWDTSTGKEIKTLTGHTNSVLGISFSPDGKMLASASGDNTVKLWRLDFDYLLQKGCNFVREYYKTNPPDNESDKHLCDGVGNS; encoded by the coding sequence ATGAACCATACAGAGTTTCAAGCTGAAGTTAAGGGCGCTCAGATAGGCGATCACAACATTATCTACAACTATTTTTACTACAGAGAAGAGGTAAAACCTACATCTGTTGATGTTGCTGATGAATATCTCCCTTGTCCTTATCGGGGGTTGTTTCATTTTGGCCCCAATGATGCAGATATATTCTTTGGGCGAGAAATTTTTATCGAAGAACTTTATAGTGCAACTAAAACCCGGAATTTTATACCCGTATTGGGTGCATCGGGAAGCGGTAAATCTTCGGTGGTATTAGCGGGGTTAGTCCCGAAGTTGCAAACAGCCGGAAATTGGCAGTTTACTCACTTTCGTCCTGGTGCTGATCCTTTCCATGCGTTGGCTGTAGCTTTAGTGCCACTTTATACGCCTAATTTAGATGCAACTGACCAAATTGCCCAAGCCCGCAAGTTAGCTGGTTACTTGCAAAATGGCTTTATGCTGATATCAGACGTTTTTGCCAAAATTCGGCAAAATCACCCTAATGAACGGGTACTATTAATTGCTGACCAATTTGAAGAAATTTACACTCTCTGTCACCATCAGGAAACTCGCCATAAATTTCTTGATTGTTTATTAGCTAGTTTAGAAACTTCTACTTCTCTATCTGCATCCGCTACGGTGTGGGTAACAACAATGCGGGCAGATTTTTTGGGCAATGCTCTCTCTTATCGTCCCTTTGCGGATGTTTTGCAAAATGCTGATGTGAAATTAGGGCCGATGAATCGGGAGGAATTAACACAAGTAATTGAAAAACCTGCCGAAAAATTAGGGGTGACTTTTGAAGCCGGACTGGTAGAAAGCATTTTAAAGGATGTGGAAAACCAACCGGGAAATTTACCTCTGCTAGAGTTTGCCTTAACAGAGTTGTGGAACAAGCGCACGGGTAAACAATTAACTCACAAAATCTATGAAGAAATTGGTCAAGTAGAAGGTGCGTTAGCTCGTCATGCAGATGAGAAATATGGCAACTTGACAGAGGAGGAGAAAGAACAAGTCCGGCGGATTTTTATTCAATTGGTGCGTCCGGGTGAGGGAACAGAAGATACTCGACGCGTGGCGATGAAGGCGGAATTGGGGGAGCAAAGCTGGGATTTGGTCAAACAATTAGCTGATGCTCGGTTGGTGGTGACAAGTCGCAATGCTACCAGTCAAGAAACGGTAGAAGTAGTCCATGAAGCTTTGATTCGCAACTGGGGAGAACTGCGCGAATGGATGAATAAAGACCGCGTTTTTAGGGCTTGGCAAGAGCGACTGCGTTCAGCAAAGAGACAATGGGAAGCAACAAAGCAAGATTCTGGTTCATTGTTGCGGGGTGCAGCGTTGGTAGAGGGGGAAGAAAAGCTAAAACAACGGCGAGAGGATATTAGCGCAGGGGAGCAAGAGTTTATCCAAGCTAGCGTAGCATTGAGGGATAGGGAGAATCAGCAACAGGAACGCAGAAGAAGGCTGACTTTTTATGGACTGGCAGGGGGTTTGGTGTTAGCTTTGGGTTTATCTGGACTAGCGGGTATAGGCTGGAGAAATGCCGAAATCAGTCAAATTAATGCCTTTGCCCAAAGCTCCGATGGGTTTTTGAGTTTAGATGGGCGAAAAGCTGTTGAATCAAGCGTCAAAGCTGCTGTCAAAATGCGAGGTAAATTCTGGGTTGATGCGGATACCCGCACCCAGGTAAAACTGACATTATTAAATACAGTTCAAAATGTTGCCGCACCCAACACCTTGGGAGGACATACAAACGGAGTTTGGGGCATCAGCTTCAGTCCCAATGGCAAGATGCTAGCTTCTGCCAGTGGTGACAACACGGTGAAACTGTGGGATACCAGCACAGGCAAAGAAATCAAAACCCTTACTGGGCATACAAACTCGGTTTATGGCATCAGCTTCAGTCCCGATGGCAAGATACTAGCTTCTGCCAGTGCTGACAAGATGGTGAAACTGTGGGATACCAGCACAGGCAAAGAAATCAAAACCCTTACTGGGCATACAAACTGGGTTTATGGCATCAGCTTCAGTCCCGATGGCAAGATGCTAGCTTCTGCCAGTGCTGACAAGACGGTGAAACTGTGGGATACCAGCACAGGCAAAGAAATCAAAACCCTTACTGGGCATACACACTGGGTTTATGGCATCAGCTTCAGTCCCGATGGCAAGATGCTAGCTTCTGCCAGTGCTGACAACACGATGAAACTGTGGGATACCAGCACAGGTAAAGAAATCAAAACCCTTACTGGGCATACAAACTGGGTTAATGGCATCAGCTTCAGTCCCGATGGCAAGATGCTAGCTTCTACCAGTGGTGACAACACGGTGAAACTGTGGGATACCAGCACAGGCAAAGAAATCAAAACCCTTACTGGGCATACAAACTCGGTTTTGGGCATCAGCTTCAGTCCCGATGGCAAGATGCTAGCTTCTGCCAGTGGTGACAACACGGTGAAACTGTGGGATACCAGCACAGGTAAAGAAATCAAAACCCTTACTGGGCATACAAACTGGGTTAATGGCATCAGCTTCAGTCCCGATGGCAAGATGCTAGCTTCTGCCAGTGCTGACAACACGGTGAAACTGTGGGATACCAGCACAGGCAAAGAAATCAAAACCCTTACTGGGCATACAAACTCGGTTTTGGGCATCAGCTTCAGTCCCGATGGCAAGATGCTAGCTTCTGCCAGTGCTGACACCACGGTGAAACTGTGGGATACCAGCACAGGCAAAGAAATCAAAACCCTTACTGGGCATACAAACTCGGTTTTGGGCATCAGCTTCAGTCCCGATGGCAAGATGCTAGCTTCTGCCAGTGCTGACACCACGGTGAAACTGTGGGATACCAGCACAGGCAAAGAAATCAAAACCCTTACTGGGCATACAAACTCGGTTTTGGGCATCAGCTTCAGTCCCGATGGCAAAATGCTAGCTTCTGCCAGTGCTGACAACACGGTGAAACTGTGGGATACCAGCACAGGCAAAGAAATCAAAACCCTTACTGGGCATACAAACTGGGTTTATGGCATCAGCTTCAGTCCCGATGGCAAGATGCTAGCTTCTGCCAGTGCTGACAACACGGTGAAACTGTGGGATACCAGCACAGGCAAAGAAATCAAAACCCTTACTGGGCATACAAACTGGGTTTATGGCATCAGCTTCAGTCCCGATGGCAAGATGCTAGCTTCTGCCAGTGCTGACAACACGGTGAAACTGTGGGATACCAGCACAGGCAAAGAAATCAAAACCCTTACTGGGCATACAAACTGGGTTAGAGGCATCAGCTTCAGTCCCGATGGCAAGATGTTAGCTTCTGCCAGTGGTGACAACACGGTGAAACTGTGGGATACCAGCACAGGCAAAGAAATCAAAACCCTTACTGGGCATACAAACTCAGTTTTGGGCATCAGCTTCAGTCCCGATGGCAAGATGCTAGCTTCTGCCAGTGGTGACAACACGGTGAAACTGTGGAGGCTGGATTTTGATTATTTACTTCAGAAAGGGTGCAATTTTGTGCGCGAGTATTATAAAACTAATCCCCCTGATAATGAGAGTGACAAGCACCTGTGTGATGGTGTTGGTAATTCGTAA
- a CDS encoding ShlB/FhaC/HecB family hemolysin secretion/activation protein — translation MIKETETGIKSKTITHKSIVCFSHQLNTWQSLAITRWNKHSFSFQCGLLILPAVWIVTANGLRATANILTPDSTPKISQPELQIVQASETSPENNPNQAEPNPQPETPQRIRVRKIQVVDSTVFNENDFNPVVKPFEERDLTLEEIRQAADAITQLYLNKGYINSRAVPDIQQPNTADGIVVIRIIEGRLTEIEIEGTRRLNPSYVRSRIQLGAGTPLNTSKLEDQLKLLRLDPLFTNVEARLRPTGKVGQSVLIVRVEEANPLTGSLGVDNYSPPSIGAERLGIELRDRNLTGMGDELAGSYYHTLSGGSDAFDFSYQVPVNAMNGKVQIRAAFNRNEITEAPFDAFGIRANQDLYEINYRQPLMRSPREEFALSLGFTYQDGQTFLFDNLATPFGIGPDANGVSRTSVIKFGQDYIKREPQGAWFLRSQFNFGINVLDATINNDPTPDGRFFSWLGQIQRVQQLSADHLLLIQADLQLTPDSLLPSQQFVIGGGQSVRGYRQNIRSGDNGFRVAIEDRFTVQRNESGLSAIQLAPFLDMGAVWNQSNNPNLLPDQTFLVGAGLGLLWNQAMGIDNLFLRLDYGFPFIDLSDRGNNAQDDGFYFSLRYQP, via the coding sequence ATGATAAAAGAAACAGAAACTGGCATTAAGTCGAAAACAATTACTCACAAAAGCATTGTCTGTTTCTCTCATCAGTTAAATACTTGGCAAAGTCTAGCAATTACTAGATGGAATAAGCACAGTTTCAGTTTTCAGTGTGGCTTACTAATTCTGCCTGCGGTCTGGATTGTAACTGCAAATGGACTGAGAGCTACGGCGAATATATTGACACCAGACTCAACTCCAAAGATTAGCCAGCCAGAGTTACAAATAGTACAGGCATCAGAAACTTCCCCGGAAAATAACCCCAATCAAGCCGAACCAAATCCCCAACCAGAAACACCACAACGAATTCGGGTTCGCAAAATCCAGGTTGTAGATAGCACAGTTTTTAATGAAAATGACTTTAATCCAGTTGTCAAACCCTTTGAAGAACGGGACTTGACTTTAGAAGAAATCAGACAAGCCGCAGATGCTATTACCCAGCTTTACTTAAATAAAGGCTATATAAATTCCAGAGCAGTTCCAGACATTCAGCAACCTAATACCGCCGATGGTATTGTGGTAATTCGGATAATTGAAGGGCGTTTGACAGAGATTGAGATCGAAGGAACTCGGCGATTAAATCCATCTTATGTTCGTAGTCGCATCCAATTAGGTGCTGGTACTCCTCTGAATACTAGTAAGCTCGAAGATCAACTGAAGCTGTTGCGACTCGATCCCTTATTTACAAATGTAGAAGCACGTCTGCGTCCAACGGGTAAGGTTGGTCAAAGTGTTCTCATTGTCAGAGTTGAAGAGGCCAACCCTTTAACTGGTAGCTTGGGTGTAGATAATTATTCCCCTCCGAGTATTGGTGCAGAAAGATTGGGTATTGAACTGCGCGATCGCAATTTAACCGGGATGGGAGATGAGTTAGCAGGCTCCTATTACCACACCCTTTCTGGTGGTTCCGATGCCTTTGATTTTAGCTATCAAGTTCCTGTGAACGCCATGAATGGTAAGGTGCAGATTAGAGCGGCATTTAATCGCAATGAAATCACTGAGGCACCCTTTGATGCTTTTGGCATTCGCGCCAACCAGGATCTTTATGAAATCAATTATCGTCAACCATTGATGCGATCGCCTAGAGAAGAATTTGCCCTATCTTTGGGATTTACCTATCAAGATGGTCAAACCTTCCTCTTCGATAACCTGGCAACCCCCTTTGGCATTGGGCCTGATGCTAATGGCGTTAGCCGCACCAGTGTAATTAAATTTGGTCAAGATTATATTAAGCGCGAACCTCAAGGAGCTTGGTTTTTGCGATCGCAATTTAATTTTGGCATTAACGTATTAGATGCAACTATCAACAATGACCCCACACCAGATGGTCGCTTTTTCAGTTGGTTGGGTCAAATACAGCGCGTCCAGCAACTCAGCGCCGATCATCTGTTGCTCATTCAAGCAGACTTGCAGCTAACACCAGATAGCCTTTTACCTTCCCAGCAATTTGTGATTGGCGGTGGACAGTCTGTAAGGGGATATCGCCAAAATATCCGCTCAGGGGATAATGGATTTCGTGTAGCGATCGAAGATCGGTTCACAGTGCAGCGCAATGAATCTGGATTATCCGCGATTCAACTTGCACCATTTTTAGATATGGGAGCAGTTTGGAATCAATCTAATAATCCGAATCTGCTACCCGATCAAACTTTTTTGGTGGGTGCAGGCTTAGGATTATTATGGAATCAAGCAATGGGAATTGATAATCTGTTTTTACGCCTCGATTATGGATTTCCATTTATCGATCTGAGCGATCGCGGCAATAACGCTCAAGATGATGGCTTTTACTTTAGCCTTCGCTATCAACCTTAG
- a CDS encoding pentapeptide repeat-containing protein — protein MKNYADKQEFILSQITNKYFQRRDFNGYDLSGIDLKGIDLNGVNFIGADLSGANLCGCVLTRANLSGANLMQASLRNANLYEASLCEANLTNADLTRANLCGTFLWRAKFTGSNLWGASLCDVDLREADLSEASLIEASLIEANLVRANLTRAKLSGAKLLEANLAEANLTGADLTWTNLTKANLTKANLWQTNLIYARFRDTIMPDGTIRQPQIIIY, from the coding sequence ATGAAAAATTATGCTGATAAGCAGGAATTTATATTAAGTCAAATCACAAACAAGTATTTTCAACGCCGAGATTTCAATGGATATGACTTGAGTGGAATTGACCTAAAAGGAATTGATTTAAATGGTGTTAACTTCATAGGAGCAGATTTAAGTGGCGCAAATTTGTGTGGCTGTGTTCTCACTCGTGCTAATTTAAGTGGTGCAAATTTGATGCAAGCTAGCTTACGCAACGCTAATTTGTATGAAGCATCTTTGTGTGAAGCTAATTTGACTAATGCTGATTTAACAAGAGCAAATTTGTGTGGAACTTTCTTATGGCGGGCGAAATTCACAGGTAGTAATCTTTGGGGTGCTTCTTTATGTGACGTGGATTTGAGAGAAGCAGACCTAAGTGAAGCATCACTAATTGAAGCATCACTAATTGAAGCTAATTTAGTTAGAGCAAATCTCACAAGAGCAAAGTTATCTGGAGCAAAATTACTAGAAGCTAATTTAGCTGAGGCTAATTTAACTGGTGCAGACTTGACATGGACAAATTTAACCAAGGCAAACTTAACTAAAGCAAACCTTTGGCAGACAAACTTAATTTATGCAAGGTTCCGGGATACTATCATGCCTGATGGCACAATTAGGCAACCTCAAATAATTATTTATTAA
- a CDS encoding CHAT domain-containing protein — MPPLISIVIVNYNRESYLGVAIASVLAQTWQDFELLIWDDGSTDGSVAITNAYAQQDGRVRVVEAQHQGVSAACKAAIAQTSGTYIGIVDSDDILAPTALAQTATVLNHHPETGFVYTDYLNIDEKGIVINYGHRCSIAYSQDNLLVNFMTFHFRLMRRSVYDQVGGVNKSFQCAEDYDLCLRLSEVTQVRRVQEPLYLYRNHSQSISVSRKTEQILWSQKAIAQALWRRGLAEKLQIDVELPESRFILRRKKPLLHKIAASVLAILPLVTVTTMGLAQAQQIVPAADGTNTIVTPNGNRLDISGGTTSRDGANLFHSFQQFGISPEQIANFQASPALQNILGRITGGNASVINGLIQVTGGNANLFLMNPAGFIFGSNASLNVPGAFTVTTANGIGFGSSWFNAIGVNDYAALVGNPNGFAFSMNQPGAIANAGNLAVGAGQNLNLLGGTVVNTGQLSAPGGQISITSVPGQNWVRLSQPGNLLSLEIQPLASSSNQPNNWTIPIASIPELLTVGNTGLTANPDGTVKLTGSNVTIPTTPGTTIVSGKVDVSSQTGGTVTALGKKVALVDANINASGSNGGGTVLIGGDYQGKGTLPNADQTYINSNSVINADSNLNGNGGRVIVWGNDTTQYFGNISARGGANSGNGGNVEVSGKNFLTFKGLVDTSVANGSFGTLLLDPSTLTIIDGEVGTFDATAGNIAFGDADIGANTVSWGAIAASGANISLQATGNITINDITGGTPTVTTPGIATLNLGNGGSFSLSSQSGSVNFVNPTNTIQTGGGAINISGASLSLGNLDTTGDFARSGNVNLSATGNISAGNIIASGQGYSAGNVQVLSSNGGITLNQINTSDSGVFSGGGIPGTVTLTAAGNILTDTIDSFSSNAGGLGRGGDIVATTTAGSITTGAINSSVVKFAGGDFTGTAGAVTLTATENITVNDGIDASATATGVDGTASATGGNVTLRTTNPFGSTIRFNNINTQATTDFVNGNTVQGGNVQVLTNGLVQGIGVGTTIATGGIFDSGEGVTTSIAGGNVTIRHDGGPGNVPFIVGDATSTNGTAGTIDVGGGTTIASGNFPVLPTGGDAIGTPTGITITSVNTPPVLTSNSSLPNTQTNQPVTLTFSSLAALVSDANNDITSIQVNVVNTGNLTVNGFPVIPGVTTLSSGDTLVYTPPTDVNGSLNAFVISANDRVSSSAPVQIGINVSQIPTRNDTPNPPPCSFQCTPDKPNVPGPNNPKIDNPVINTDPTPEDQFTDDFADHLGIPIPKIKTLDDAKEIARKIEEATGVKPAFIYISFVPVEIIPERNLGKSQKFTKQLNTLAEQDSDQLEIVVVTGKGDPIRKRIPETTRAKVLQVAQEFRDQIVSPQNRRRTGYLRPSQQLYRWIIAPLEADLRAREINNLVFLPDIGLRSTPMAALHDGKGFLVEKYSIGLMPSISLTNTLYKDIKKSQVLALGVSQSTQGQEPLPAVPLELSTLVSKLWQGKLLLDKQATLANLKTIRRQQPFGIIHMATHADFTTGALSNSYIQLWEDKLRLNQLRQLRFNEPEVEMLVLSACRTALGDEESELGFAGLAVLAGVKTSVASLWSVNDAGTAALMTKFYQNLRTASIKAEALRQAQVAMAKGQIYVKNGQLEGLGVVGNLSLPNNSTDDGEQLLTHPYYWSGFTMVGNPW; from the coding sequence ATGCCACCACTGATCTCCATAGTCATCGTCAATTACAACCGGGAGTCTTACCTTGGGGTAGCGATCGCCAGTGTATTAGCGCAAACATGGCAAGACTTTGAGTTACTAATTTGGGATGATGGCTCCACAGATGGATCAGTGGCGATCACAAACGCTTATGCTCAACAAGATGGGCGAGTGCGGGTAGTAGAAGCACAGCATCAAGGAGTTTCTGCGGCTTGTAAGGCAGCGATCGCCCAAACTAGCGGCACTTACATCGGTATCGTAGACAGTGATGATATTCTTGCCCCCACCGCCCTCGCCCAAACTGCTACAGTACTTAATCACCACCCAGAAACAGGATTTGTTTATACCGATTACTTAAACATTGATGAAAAGGGCATTGTGATTAACTACGGTCATCGCTGTAGTATTGCTTACTCCCAAGACAACCTTTTGGTGAACTTCATGACGTTTCACTTCCGCCTGATGCGGCGATCGGTTTACGATCAGGTGGGAGGTGTTAATAAGTCGTTCCAATGTGCCGAAGATTACGACCTATGTCTCCGACTTTCAGAAGTAACCCAGGTACGCCGAGTTCAAGAGCCACTGTACTTGTACCGAAATCATTCTCAAAGCATATCTGTTAGTAGAAAAACAGAACAAATACTCTGGTCACAGAAGGCGATCGCTCAAGCACTTTGGCGACGTGGATTAGCAGAAAAGTTACAAATCGATGTAGAATTGCCCGAAAGTCGCTTCATCTTGCGGCGTAAAAAACCTCTACTACACAAAATCGCCGCTTCAGTCCTAGCCATTTTGCCTCTGGTGACAGTCACTACTATGGGATTAGCCCAAGCACAACAAATTGTCCCTGCTGCTGATGGAACAAACACAATTGTTACACCCAACGGTAATCGACTGGATATCAGCGGCGGTACAACTTCTAGAGATGGTGCTAACCTTTTCCATAGCTTTCAACAATTTGGCATTTCACCAGAACAAATCGCCAACTTTCAAGCTAGTCCGGCGCTGCAAAATATCCTTGGTCGAATTACAGGCGGGAATGCCTCGGTCATTAATGGCTTAATTCAGGTAACAGGTGGCAATGCTAACCTATTCTTGATGAATCCAGCCGGATTTATTTTTGGATCGAACGCCAGCCTAAATGTGCCTGGTGCTTTCACGGTGACAACAGCCAATGGCATTGGTTTTGGCAGCAGTTGGTTCAACGCTATTGGTGTTAATGACTACGCTGCTTTAGTTGGCAACCCCAACGGATTTGCCTTTAGTATGAACCAGCCAGGAGCGATCGCCAATGCTGGAAATTTGGCAGTAGGTGCTGGGCAAAATTTGAATTTATTGGGTGGTACTGTAGTTAACACCGGGCAACTTTCGGCACCGGGAGGGCAGATTTCTATCACATCCGTACCAGGACAAAATTGGGTGCGTCTCAGTCAGCCAGGAAACCTGTTGAGTCTCGAAATTCAGCCCCTCGCCTCTAGTAGCAATCAACCCAATAACTGGACAATTCCCATCGCCTCAATACCTGAATTGCTCACTGTTGGTAACACTGGGTTAACTGCCAATCCTGATGGGACTGTAAAATTGACAGGCTCTAACGTCACAATTCCCACAACACCAGGGACAACAATTGTTTCAGGCAAAGTAGATGTATCAAGTCAAACAGGTGGTACGGTAACTGCTTTGGGTAAAAAAGTTGCGCTGGTTGATGCCAATATTAATGCCTCTGGAAGCAATGGCGGCGGTACTGTGTTAATTGGCGGCGATTACCAAGGTAAGGGAACTTTACCCAACGCAGATCAAACTTATATTAACTCCAACTCCGTCATTAATGCCGATAGCAATTTGAATGGAAACGGCGGACGGGTAATTGTTTGGGGTAACGATACAACTCAATATTTTGGTAACATTTCGGCTCGTGGAGGAGCAAATTCTGGCAATGGTGGAAATGTCGAAGTATCAGGCAAAAATTTCTTGACCTTTAAGGGTTTAGTAGATACCTCAGTCGCCAATGGCAGCTTTGGCACTTTATTATTAGACCCCAGCACATTGACTATTATCGATGGTGAAGTAGGTACTTTTGATGCTACAGCTGGCAATATTGCCTTTGGCGATGCAGACATTGGGGCAAATACAGTTTCATGGGGTGCGATCGCAGCTTCGGGTGCAAATATCAGCTTACAAGCTACAGGCAATATTACGATCAATGACATCACCGGAGGTACACCAACAGTGACTACCCCTGGTATTGCTACATTAAACTTGGGTAATGGTGGTAGCTTCAGCCTTAGTTCACAAAGCGGTTCTGTAAACTTCGTTAATCCCACCAACACAATCCAGACAGGCGGAGGAGCAATAAACATTTCGGGAGCCAGCTTATCATTGGGAAATCTAGACACAACAGGTGATTTCGCTAGAAGCGGGAATGTAAATTTGTCTGCGACAGGCAACATTAGTGCAGGCAATATTATTGCCAGTGGACAAGGCTATTCAGCAGGTAATGTTCAAGTCTTAAGCAGCAATGGTGGAATTACCCTAAATCAGATTAACACCAGCGATAGTGGTGTCTTTAGTGGTGGTGGCATCCCAGGAACAGTTACTTTGACTGCGGCAGGCAATATCCTCACTGATACTATCGATTCCTTTTCCAGTAATGCTGGTGGCTTAGGTAGGGGTGGCGATATAGTTGCAACAACTACAGCAGGTAGTATTACCACTGGGGCGATTAACTCGTCTGTAGTCAAGTTTGCAGGTGGCGATTTTACTGGCACGGCTGGCGCAGTCACCTTAACTGCCACAGAGAATATCACCGTTAATGATGGCATTGATGCCTCAGCAACTGCCACCGGAGTGGATGGTACTGCAAGTGCCACAGGTGGCAACGTTACTTTAAGAACTACCAATCCCTTTGGCAGCACAATTCGCTTTAACAACATCAACACACAGGCCACAACGGATTTTGTTAATGGCAACACTGTTCAAGGTGGCAATGTGCAAGTGCTGACAAACGGACTAGTTCAAGGAATAGGGGTAGGTACTACCATCGCCACCGGCGGAATTTTCGATTCTGGAGAAGGTGTAACCACTAGCATCGCCGGAGGCAATGTCACAATTCGACATGATGGTGGCCCAGGTAATGTGCCATTTATTGTGGGTGATGCGACGAGTACTAATGGTACAGCCGGAACAATTGATGTGGGAGGCGGCACAACTATCGCTTCGGGTAACTTTCCTGTTTTACCAACTGGTGGAGATGCCATCGGCACCCCAACCGGCATCACCATTACTTCCGTCAACACTCCGCCTGTATTAACGTCAAACTCATCGCTACCCAACACCCAGACCAATCAACCTGTTACCTTGACATTCTCTAGTTTGGCTGCACTGGTCAGCGATGCTAATAATGACATCACCTCCATCCAAGTTAATGTAGTGAATACAGGAAATCTAACTGTCAATGGATTTCCCGTCATTCCTGGTGTAACTACCTTATCTAGCGGCGATACTCTGGTGTATACCCCTCCGACTGATGTAAATGGGTCACTAAATGCCTTTGTAATTAGTGCAAATGACCGCGTTTCGTCTTCTGCACCTGTACAGATAGGAATCAACGTCAGTCAGATTCCTACCCGGAATGATACCCCGAATCCTCCCCCTTGCTCATTCCAATGCACTCCAGATAAACCGAATGTCCCTGGCCCCAATAATCCTAAGATTGATAACCCTGTTATTAATACCGATCCCACGCCCGAAGATCAATTCACAGATGATTTTGCCGACCATTTAGGCATCCCAATTCCTAAAATTAAAACACTAGATGATGCCAAAGAAATTGCTCGCAAAATTGAAGAAGCAACTGGTGTTAAACCTGCATTTATTTACATCAGTTTTGTTCCTGTGGAGATAATACCAGAGAGAAATTTGGGCAAATCTCAAAAATTTACTAAACAATTAAATACTCTAGCAGAGCAGGATAGCGACCAACTGGAAATAGTCGTAGTCACTGGAAAAGGCGACCCCATCCGCAAGCGCATCCCAGAAACGACCAGAGCCAAAGTTCTCCAAGTAGCTCAAGAATTTCGTGACCAAATAGTTAGTCCACAAAACCGTCGCCGCACTGGTTATTTGCGTCCATCTCAACAACTTTATCGCTGGATAATTGCACCACTAGAGGCAGATTTACGAGCAAGAGAAATTAATAATTTGGTTTTTCTACCAGATATTGGGTTACGTTCAACCCCAATGGCAGCACTTCATGATGGCAAGGGGTTTCTAGTAGAAAAATATAGCATTGGCTTGATGCCCAGTATCAGCTTGACTAACACTCTTTATAAAGACATTAAAAAATCTCAAGTCTTAGCGCTGGGAGTTTCTCAGAGTACACAAGGACAAGAGCCTTTACCAGCAGTTCCCCTGGAGTTATCAACATTGGTGTCCAAACTTTGGCAGGGCAAATTATTGTTAGACAAGCAAGCCACCTTAGCAAATCTCAAAACTATCCGCCGCCAACAACCTTTTGGAATTATTCACATGGCAACCCATGCCGATTTTACTACTGGCGCTTTGAGTAATTCTTATATTCAACTGTGGGAGGACAAGTTACGCTTGAACCAATTACGACAGTTGCGCTTTAATGAACCCGAAGTTGAAATGTTGGTGCTGAGTGCTTGTAGAACAGCATTAGGAGATGAAGAGTCAGAGCTTGGATTTGCAGGTTTAGCAGTGCTGGCAGGCGTGAAAACTAGTGTTGCTAGTCTTTGGTCGGTTAATGATGCTGGTACAGCAGCCTTGATGACAAAATTTTATCAAAACTTGAGGACAGCTTCAATTAAGGCAGAAGCCCTCAGACAGGCTCAGGTAGCTATGGCCAAAGGGCAAATTTATGTTAAAAATGGTCAATTAGAAGGTTTGGGAGTAGTGGGGAACTTGTCTTTACCTAATAACAGTACTGATGATGGGGAGCAATTACTTACCCATCCTTATTATTGGTCTGGATTCACGATGGTTGGCAATCCTTGGTAA